The Malus sylvestris chromosome 12, drMalSylv7.2, whole genome shotgun sequence genome contains a region encoding:
- the LOC126593202 gene encoding 60S ribosomal protein L4-like, with protein MAAAARPLVTVQTLDGDMATDQCQTVALPDVMKVPIRPDVVTAVHSQMSNNSRQPYAVSKKAGHQTSAESWGTGRAVSRIPRVPGGGTHRAGQGAFGNMCRGGRMFAPTKIWRRWHRRINVNQKRYAIVSAIAASAVPSLVMARGHKIETVPELPLVVSDSAEGVEKTSAALKLLKQIGAYADAEKAKDSHAIRPGKGKMRNRRYINRKGPLIVYGTEGAKLVKAFRNLPGVEIINVERLNLLKLAPGGHLGRFVIWTKSAFEKLDSIYGSFDKLSEKKKGYVLPRSKMLNADLARIINSDEVQSVVRPIKKDAKRAPMKKNPLKNLNTMLKLNPYAKTARRMSLLAEEQRVKAKKEKLDKKRKPITKEEATAIKAAGKAWYKTMISDSDYTEFDNFTKWLGVAQ; from the exons ATGGCCGCCGCCGCTCGCCCCCTCGTCACTGTCCAAACCCTTGACGGCGACATGGCCACCGATCAGTGCCAGACCGTCGCCTTACCCGACGTCATGAAGGTGCCGATCCGCCCCGACGTCGTCACAGCCGTCCACTCCCAAATGTCGAACAACAGCCGCCAGCCCTACGCGGTTTCCAAGAAGGCCGGTCACCAGACCTCAGCCGAGTCCTGGGGAACTGGACGTGCCGTCTCGCGTATCCCTCGTGTTCCCGGTGGCGGGACCCACCGCGCCGGGCAGGGAGCCTTCGGAAACATGTGCCGTGGCGGGCGCATGTTCGCTCCTACCAAGATCTGGCGCCGCTGGCACCGAAGGATCAACGTGAACCAGAAGCGATACGCCATCGTTTCGGCGATTGCGGCTTCTGCCGTTCCCTCTCTGGTCATGGCCCGCGGTCACAAAATCGAGACCGTTCCGGAGCTTCCTCTTGTTGTCAGCGACTCGGCTGAGGGCGTGGAGAAGACTTCGGCTGCTCTGAAGCTTCTGAAGCAGATTGGGGCTTACGCCGACGCCGAGAAGGCAAAGGACAGCCACGCGATTCGCCCTGGAAAGGGTAAGATGAGGAACAGGAGGTACATCAACCGCAAGGGACCTCTGATTGTGTACGGAACTGAAGGGGCTAAGCTGGTGAAGGCCTTCAGGAACCTTCCTGGTGTCGAGATTATCAATGTGGAGAGGCTCAACCTGCTGAAGCTCGCTCCTGGTGGGCATTTGGGTCGGTTTGTGATCTGGACCAAGTCCGCTTTCGAGAAGCTCGACTCGATTTACGGGTCGTTTGACAAGctctcggagaagaagaagggatacGTGCTGCCGAGGTCGAAGATGTTGAATGCTGACTTGGCTAGGATCATAAATTCTGATGAGGTTCAGTCAGTCGTCAGGCCTATCAAGAAGGATGCCAAGAGGGCTCCGATGAAAAAGAACCCTCTCAAAAACCTGAACACTATGCTAAAGTTGAATCCTTATGCTAAAACCGCAAGGAGAATGTCTCTTTTGGCTGAGGAGCAGCgcgtgaaggctaagaaggagaAGCTTGACAAGAAAAGAAAGCCCATTACTAAG GAGGAGGCTACCGCCATCAAGGCAGCTGGAAAGGCTTGGTACAAAACCATGATCTCTGACAGCGATTACACCGAGTTCGACAACTTCACAAAGTGGCTCGGGGTTGCCCAGTGA